A window of the Lepus europaeus isolate LE1 chromosome 5, mLepTim1.pri, whole genome shotgun sequence genome harbors these coding sequences:
- the LOC133760505 gene encoding small ubiquitin-related modifier 2-like — protein MADKKPKEGVKTENSNDIHLQVRGQDGSVVWFKKRHTPLRKLMEAYYEQQGLSLELEDAGTLDVFQPQTGGIC, from the exons ATGGCCGACAAAAAGCCCAAGGAAGGAGTCAAGACTGAGAACAGCAATGATATTCATTTGCAGGTCAGGGGGCAGGATGGTTCTGTGGTGTGGTTTAAGAAGAGGCATACACCACTTAGGAAACTAATGGAAGCCTATTATGAACAACAGGGTTTGTCA ctggaactggaagatgCAGGTACACTTGATGTGTTCCAGCCCCAGACAGGAGGTATCTGCTAA